A region of Ursus arctos isolate Adak ecotype North America unplaced genomic scaffold, UrsArc2.0 scaffold_31, whole genome shotgun sequence DNA encodes the following proteins:
- the LOC123001715 gene encoding LOW QUALITY PROTEIN: protein PBMUCL2-like (The sequence of the model RefSeq protein was modified relative to this genomic sequence to represent the inferred CDS: substituted 1 base at 1 genomic stop codon): protein MKRRNCSATSLLLLLLLLLGGSELGEXINFGEDAKLLRACRSGGWDLWRRTSWDSGWASLKQSYGIIGASQNVSTKNPLSSPDDSQTRENEDYTTADPETTEDYLTVDPGTTEDYFTVDVGTTEDSTTADPETTEDSFTAGPETTEDYTTADLETTEDSFTAEPGTTEDYITADPETTEDSFTAESGTTEDYTTADQGTTEDSFTADPGTTKGYTTAALRTTEHSLTADLGTTEDSFTGDPGTIKDSTTADLVTTVDSFTAVLRTTKHYTTKHPDTRPEGADSVTSGKPTGLLAPVSIIVISLAVTTVAVALFVGLGFFVVSIGPGT, encoded by the exons ATGAAAAGAAGAAACTGCTCTGCCACatcccttctcctgctcctcctgcttctaCTCGGGGGTTCGGAACTGGGTGAGTGAATTAACTTTGGAGAAGACGCAAAGCTCTTGAGGGCCTGCAGAAGTGGGGGTTGGGATCTATGGAGAAGAACATCCTGGGACTCAGGCTGGGCTAGTCTTAAGCAAAGCTATGGAATAA TAGGAGCAAGCCAAAATGTTTCTACTAAGAACCCATTGAGCAGCCCTGATGACTCACAGACAAGAGAAAA TGAGGACTATACCACTGCAGACCCAGAGACCACTGAGGACTACTTAACTGTAGATCCGGGGACCACCGAGGACTATTTCACTGTAGACGTGGGGACCACCGAGGACTCTACCACTGCAGACCCGGAGACCACTGAGGACTCTTTTACTGCAGGACCAGAGACCACTGAAGACTATACCACTGCAGACCTGGAGACCACCGAGGACTCTTTTACTGCAGAACCAGGGACCACCGAAGACTATATCACTGCAGACCCGGAGACCACCGAGGACTCTTTTACTGCAGAATCAGGGACCACCGAAGACTATACCACTGCAGACCAGGGAACCACCGAGGACTCTTTTACTGCAGACCCAGGGACCACCAAAGGCTATACCACTGCAGCCCTGAGGACCACTGAGCACTCTTTAACTGCAGACCTGGGGACGACCGAGGACTCTTTTACTGGAGATCCGGGAACCATCAAGGACTCTACCACTGCAGACCTGGTGACCACTGTGGACTCTTTTACTGCAGTCCTGAGGACCACCAAGCACTACACCACTAAACACCCAGACACTCGCCCTGAGGGAGCAGATTCAGTAACCTCAGGGAAACCCACGGGGCTGCTGGCTCCTGTCAGCATCATCGTCATATCCCTGGCTGTCACCACAGTGGCAGTTGCACTCTTTGTTGGACTTGGCTTCTTTGTGGTGAGTATTGGCCCAGGAACGTGA